Proteins encoded in a region of the Labrus mixtus chromosome 19, fLabMix1.1, whole genome shotgun sequence genome:
- the sec61g gene encoding protein transport protein Sec61 subunit gamma, with the protein MDQVMQFVEPSRQFVKDSIRLVKRCTKPDRKEFQKIAMATAIGFAIMGFIGFFVKLIHIPINNIIVGG; encoded by the exons ATGGATCAGGTTATGCAGTTTGTGGAGCCCAGCCGGCAGTTCGTCAAAGACTCAATAAGGCTGGTGAAGAGGTGCACAAAACCCGACAGAAAAG AATTCCAGAAGATTGCCATGGCCACAGCTATTGGGTTTGCCATCATGGGTTTCATCGGTTTCTTCGTCAAACTCATTCACATCCCCATCAACAACATCATTGT TGGTGGTTAA
- the tnfrsf11a gene encoding tumor necrosis factor receptor superfamily member 11A yields MRLKSSKSWIVRGWMTCVLVSFYSENAVSKSVQCDETEYLKGSRCCKKCEPGRRVFSDCTESEQTKCIKCNRGEYQPGLTDKTRCLQQKFCDPVKGFLLRPENLVAEEPCRCRAGLQCYPINCEYCERIPTCSAGYGLEVDTESTHERKICVECKKGFFSADNSVDQCKPWTNCKAQGRREAEPGSPQADAVCGQPLSVAAPSWVIVSVLSVITVLCLLILLLFCYKDKLKLLSVNLRSCVQNLKRTRIQQDTLAPLYHSGGPGGPKCTPCEMSKLICQAPHSPTDEPPCPFPTAAPEVKVSLPPTEVEDTKAKTVMEEQSEGSGEPEEVSEEEEEEVGSVSPLLAGSCACVIPVREPLEVGENEDCSQVVSSGATGTCSCGGLDGERDGDESRKEEKSDSLTADNSETKINPSKSETGVASLVSLSPPLIHTSSIIPPSCSIPELCLPLSQAKVKPEFKPHLTDRSLVKQEDLYRLTSTDPTSKTNSVTSPVTSVSPLMTSVSVGDLYLDKSCEASSPEQSQGLSWGENRGNKLSSVESELDCSPESLHSQLAEPTLTSGQVSGNNNTTFISSGKVMNFSGDVIVVYVSQTSLGSDGMEQDAAFGSPVQEEANETATFFQSSRMSQGDSYSHRTLQEETLPVQEVMVERQMDK; encoded by the exons atgaGATTGAAGAGCTCCAAAAGTTGGATTGTCCGAGGCTGGATGACGTGCGTCCTCGTCAGTTTTTACTCAGAG AATGCAGTCTCCAAATCTGTCCAGTGTGATGAAACCGAATACCTAAAAGGCTCCAGATGCTGCAAGAAGTGTGAACCAg GCCGCCGTGTGTTTTCTGACTGTACTGAGTCCGAGCAGACGAAATGCATCAAATGTAATCGTGGTGAATATCAGCCTGGCTTGACTGACAAGACGCGCTGTCTTCAGCAAAAGTTCTGTGACCCAG TGAAGGGTTTTCTGTTGAGGCCTGAGAACCTCGTTGCAGAGGAGCCGTGTCGCTGCCGTGCCGGCCTCCAATGCTACCCCATCAACTGTGAGTACTGTGAGAGAATCCCCACCTGCAGCGCTGGATATGGACTGGAGGTGGACACTG AGTCTACTCATGAAAGGAAAATCTGTGTTGAATGTAAAAAAGGCTTCTTCTCTGCTGACAACAGCGTCGACCAGTGCAAACCATGGACTAA TTGTAAGGCTCAAGGCAGGCGTGAAGCAGAGCCAGGCAGCCCTCAGGCTGATGCAGTGTGTGGACAACCTCTCTCtg TGGCAGCGCCCTCCTGGGTGATAGTGTCTGTGCTGTCAGTCATCACTGTTCTGTGTCTCctcatcctgctcctcttctgctACAAGGACAAACTCAAGTTACTCTCTG TGAATCTACGGTCCTGTGTCCAGAATCTGAAGAGGACGAGGATACAACAG GATACCTTGGCCCCTCTCTACCACAGTGGAGGCCCTGGAGGCCCCAAATGCACCCCATGTGAGATGAGCAAACTCATCTGCCAAGCACCCCACAGCCCCACTGATGAGCCCCCATGCCCCTTCCCCACTGCTGCTCCTGAAGTTAAGGTCTCACTACCCCCAACAGAGGTAGAAGACACCAAAGCGAAGACAGTGATGGAGGAACAGAGTGAGGGCTCTGGGGAACCTGAGGAGGTgtcagaagaggaggaggaggaggttgggAGTGTGTCTCCTCTTTTGGCAGGCTCTTGTGCTTGTGTCATTCCAGTGCGGGAGCCATTGGAAGTAGGGGAGAACGAGGACTGTAGCCAGGTGGTGAGCTCCGGGGCTACAGGGACCTGCTCATGTGGAGGTCTagatggagagagggatggagatgAGAGTcggaaagaggagaagagtgaCAGTTTAACTGCGGACAATAGTGAAACAAAGATAAATCCCTCCAAGAGTGAGACAGGTGTTGcttctcttgtttctctttcccctcctctcatcCACACCTCTTCTATAATCCCTCCTTCCTGTTCCATCCCTGAACTGTGTTTGCCATTGTCTCAGGCTAAGGTGAAACCAGAGTTTAAGCCTCACCTGACTGACAGGTCCCTGGTAAAACAGGAGGACTTATACAGACTGACAAGCACAGATCccacctcaaaaacaaacagtgtgacCTCCCCGGTGACCTCTGTCAGCCCCTTAATGACTTCAGTGTCTGTTGGAGACCTCTACCTGGACAAATCCTGTGAGGCCTCCAGCCCAGAGCAAAGCCAGGGGCTTTCCTGGGGGGAGAACAGGGGGAACAAGCTCTCTTCTGTGGAGTCAGAGCTGGATTGCTCACCTGAGAGCCTCCACAGTCAGCTGGCTGAACCAACTCTTACCTCAG GTCAGGTGTCCggaaacaacaacaccaccttCATCTCTAGCGGTAAGGTCATGAACTTTAGCGGGGACGTCATCGTCGTCTACGTCAGCCAGACGTCTCTTGGAAGTGACGGGATGGAGCAGGACGCCGCCTTTGGAAGCCCCGTCCAGGAAGAGGCCAATGAGACGGCCACATTTTTCCAGAGCAGCCGGATGTCACAAGGAGACTCTTATTCCCATAGGACCTTGCAAGAAGAGACACTGCCAGTGCAAGAAGTGATGGTAGAGCGACAAATGGACAAGTGA
- the si:dkey-73n8.3 gene encoding retinol dehydrogenase 11 — MQAIRSLFVTKWSSDVNLDGKTALVTGANVGIGKETAKDLAGRGARVILACRDMVKAEQAARDIMREVKGAKVVAKQLDLADTKSICQFAENVYNTEKALHFLINNAGVAICPYGLTVDGYEMQFGVNHLGHFFLTFLLLDLLKHSAPSRVINLSSVAHNMGKIEFDALKGEKDYHPVRAYAQSKLANVLFTRELAKRTEALGVTAYAVDPGMVNTEITRHFRRPLMDFLTTFKFLSQTPAEGARTTIYCTVTPENLLPTGGYYRDCALAKCCWAGQDDGTALKLWAVSCQMLGIRWR, encoded by the exons ATGCAAGCGATCAG GTCTCTGTTTGTCACAAAATGGTCCTCAGATGTGAATCTAGACGGGAAGACTGCTCTAGTAACAGGGGCCAACGTTGGAATAGGCAAAGAGACGGCTAAAGACCTGGCTGGCAGAg GTGCACGGGTGATTTTGGCCTGCAGAGACATGGTGAAAGCAGAACAAGCTGCCCGTGACATCATGAGGGAGGTGAAGGGAGCCAAAGTAGTCGCCAAGCAACTGGATCTGGCTGACACCAAATCCATCTGCCAGTTTGCAGAGAACGTCTACAACA ctgAGAAGGCTCTTCACTTCCTGATCAACAACGCAGGCGTGGCTATTTGTCCTTATGGCCTCACAGTGGATGGATATGAAATGCAGTTTGGAGTCAATCACTTAG GTCACTTCTTCCTGACCTTTCTGTTACTGGACCTGCTGAAGCACTCCGCCCCATCTCGGGTCATAAACCTTTCCTCGGTGGCTCACAATATGGGGAAGATCGAGTTTGATGCCCTGAAGGGGGAGAAAGACTACCACCCTGTTAGGGCGTATGCACAGAGCAAGCTGGCAAATGTCCTGTTcaccagagagctggccaaaaGGACTGAAG CTCTCGGTGTGACTGCCTATGCTGTGGACCCTGGTATGGTGAACACTGAGATAACGAGGCACTTCAGGCGCCCCTTAATGGATTTCCTCACGACCTTCAAATTTCTGAGCCAAACcccagcagagggagccagAACCACCATCTACTGCACCGTCACCCCGGAGAACCTGCTGCCCACTGGAGGATACTACAG GGACTGTGCGCTTGCAAAGTGCTGCTGGGCAGGTCAGGATGATGGCACTGCCTTGAAGCTGTGGGCTGTGAGCTGCCAGATGCTTGGCATCCGCTGGAGATAA
- the zgc:112332 gene encoding retinol dehydrogenase 12 — protein sequence MYYRSVCCNRWSSEERLDGKTVIITGANTGIGKETARDLAGRGARIIMACRDLERAEEARTEILEDTGNENLVIRKLDLSDTKSIRAFADHINKEEKQVNILINNAGIMMCPYSKTADGFEMQLGVNHLGHFLLTHLLLDLMKRSAPARVVVVASVAHTWTSLHLDDINSERSYDTMKAYGQSKLANVMFARSLAKRLQGTGVSVFSLHPGVVQSDLWRHQHQCIQVAVKIFRVFTKTTVEGAQTTIYCAVEPRLDSLSGGYFSDCAPAACSRAASDDDVAQKLWDISCNMLGITWQ from the exons ATGTACTACAG GAGTGTGTGCTGTAACCGCTGGTCATCTGAAGAGAGGTTGGATGGAAAAACAGTCATCATCACGGGGGCCAACACTGGTATTGGAAAAGAGACCGCCAGGGACCTGGCAGGGAGAG GCGCACGTATCATCATGGCATGCCGGGACCTGGAGAGGGCAGAGGAGGCACGGACAGAGATTTTGGAAGACACAGGAAATGAGAATTTGGTGATCAGGAAACTCGATCTTTCTGACACCAAATCCATCAGAGCATTTGCTGATCACATCAACAAAG AGGAGAAACAAGTGAATATCCTGATAAACAATGCTGGCATCATGATGTGTCCTTACTCCAAGACTGCTGATGGGTTTGAAATGCAGTTAGGGGTCAATCATTTGG gtcacttcctgttgactCACCTGCTGCTGGACCTCATGAAGCGCTCAGCCCCTGCCCGTGTTGTTGTAGTTGCATCAGTGGCCCACACCTGGACCAGCCTGCATCTGGACGACATCAACAGTGAGAGGAGTTACGATACCATGAAGGCCTACGGACAGAGCAAGCTGGCGAATGTCATGTTTGCTCGCTCGCTTGCCAAACGGTTGCAAG GTACAGGGGTGAGTGTATTCTCTCTGCACCCGGGGGTGGTGCAGTCCGACCTGTGGAGGCACCAGCACCAGTGCATACAGGTGGCAGTGAAAATTTTCCGGGTTTTCACCAAGACCACAGTGGAGGGAGCACAGACCACCATCTACTGTGCTGTGGAGCCCCGCCTGGACAGCCTGAGTGGAGGGTacttcag TGACTGTGCTCCTGCTGCGTGTTCCAGGGCTGCTTCTGATGACGACGTGGCCCAAAAACTGTGGGACATCAGCTGCAACATGCTCGGTATCACGTGGCAGTGA